In Haloterrigena turkmenica DSM 5511, a single genomic region encodes these proteins:
- a CDS encoding ERCC4 domain-containing protein, producing the protein MRVAVTVDDREPAGLVEAVRDHPDVTEVVVDRLSTGDLAIDSVGIERKTLRDYVNSAMGRSGSDLTDQVERMAAAYDHSYVLLEGDFADLATLRTAVSPESVRGSMASITARHEVPVVPCTDRAHLVDYAIRLGRKHVEEPSSRRLPVGSVPSRREPTTKRMYGCIEGIGPELAATLYERYPTVESLLEASLEELTEIEGIGERRARTIDAAFREDGRPE; encoded by the coding sequence ATGCGCGTCGCCGTCACCGTCGACGATCGGGAACCCGCGGGCCTCGTCGAGGCGGTCCGCGACCATCCCGACGTGACGGAGGTCGTCGTCGACCGGCTGTCGACCGGCGACCTCGCGATCGATTCGGTCGGCATCGAACGCAAGACCCTGCGGGACTACGTCAACAGCGCGATGGGCCGATCGGGGTCGGATCTCACCGATCAGGTCGAGCGCATGGCCGCCGCCTACGACCACTCCTACGTCCTGCTCGAGGGCGACTTCGCCGACCTTGCAACCCTTCGAACGGCGGTCTCCCCCGAGTCGGTCCGGGGCTCGATGGCCTCGATCACAGCCCGCCACGAGGTGCCGGTCGTCCCCTGTACGGACCGCGCGCACCTCGTCGACTACGCGATCCGATTGGGGCGAAAGCACGTCGAGGAGCCCTCGAGTCGTCGGCTCCCGGTCGGCTCCGTTCCAAGCCGTCGCGAACCCACGACCAAGCGCATGTACGGCTGTATCGAGGGGATCGGGCCCGAACTCGCCGCGACGCTCTACGAGCGCTACCCCACCGTCGAGTCGCTGCTCGAGGCTTCGCTCGAAGAACTCACCGAGATCGAGGGGATCGGCGAGCGGCGGGCGCGGACGATCGACGCCGCGTTTCGCGAGGACGGACGCCCGGAGTAA